A genomic stretch from Kovacikia minuta CCNUW1 includes:
- a CDS encoding ArsR/SmtB family transcription factor — MEIVFNPGELEILASRFKVLAEPARLQILAEICGQERSVQEICDRTGLLQGNVSKHLRLMKDAGVVACRREGIWRYYRVIDMELLELCSRIRANVKEK, encoded by the coding sequence ATGGAAATTGTCTTCAATCCTGGGGAACTGGAAATTCTCGCAAGTCGGTTTAAAGTGCTGGCAGAACCCGCAAGACTCCAGATTTTAGCGGAAATTTGCGGGCAGGAACGAAGTGTGCAGGAGATTTGCGATCGCACTGGGTTACTTCAGGGCAACGTGTCCAAACACTTACGGCTAATGAAAGATGCTGGAGTTGTGGCATGTCGTCGGGAAGGGATTTGGCGATATTACCGGGTGATTGATATGGAACTGCTCGAACTTTGTAGTCGAATACGAGCAAACGTTAAAGAAAAATGA
- a CDS encoding NAD(P)/FAD-dependent oxidoreductase has translation MAHILIVGAGLGGLPAAYELRHLLPHHHQITLVSNQPKFTFVPSLPWVGLGLRSLDRIQLELAKIVPRHGIEFIHDSITAIDPRLHQVTLSNRTLDYDYVVIATGPELALDALPGLGPETGYTQSICNPHHALLAREAWERYLQDPGAIVVGAAPGASCFGPAYEFALLAHHTLRRKGLRDRVAITLVTPEPYAGHLGIGGMANSRWLIRAMLADRHVDVIDNAAISQIEPDAVHLADGRKLPFKYAMILPPFRGPRFLREAPRLTDAKGFVPVLPTYRHPEFDSVYAVGVVTQLKPVEPTPIPIGVPKVGQMTEEMVMTVAHNIALDLGVISGQPIKPTLQAICFADFGDTGALFLADPLLPDSEGHRRRAFTTKGVWVSWAKTAFEKYFMDKMRVGWTMPWFERIGLRAIGLPLVESIVPESELIQVKG, from the coding sequence ATGGCTCACATTTTGATTGTTGGTGCTGGTTTGGGGGGATTGCCTGCTGCCTATGAGCTACGGCATCTGTTACCTCATCATCATCAAATTACATTGGTCTCTAATCAACCAAAGTTTACCTTTGTCCCTTCATTACCCTGGGTTGGATTGGGTTTACGATCGCTGGATCGAATTCAGCTAGAGTTAGCCAAAATTGTCCCTCGACATGGGATTGAATTCATCCATGATTCGATCACGGCGATCGATCCAAGGTTGCATCAAGTGACATTGAGCAATCGAACGCTGGACTACGACTATGTGGTGATTGCAACAGGACCAGAACTGGCACTGGATGCCCTGCCCGGATTAGGACCTGAAACAGGCTACACCCAGTCAATCTGTAACCCTCACCATGCCTTATTGGCGCGAGAAGCCTGGGAGCGGTATTTACAAGACCCTGGAGCGATCGTTGTGGGAGCAGCACCCGGAGCGAGTTGTTTTGGGCCTGCCTATGAATTTGCCCTGCTGGCACACCATACGCTGCGGCGGAAGGGACTGCGCGATCGAGTCGCCATCACGCTGGTCACACCAGAACCCTATGCTGGACACTTGGGAATTGGGGGGATGGCAAATTCACGCTGGTTGATTCGGGCAATGCTGGCGGATCGTCATGTCGATGTCATTGATAATGCAGCGATTTCTCAGATTGAGCCAGATGCTGTGCATTTGGCAGATGGACGTAAATTGCCGTTCAAATATGCCATGATTTTGCCTCCTTTTCGGGGTCCTCGCTTTCTCCGAGAAGCGCCAAGACTAACCGATGCAAAAGGATTTGTGCCGGTGCTGCCCACGTATCGCCATCCTGAGTTTGACTCCGTTTATGCGGTTGGCGTTGTCACGCAACTCAAACCTGTGGAACCCACTCCCATCCCCATTGGTGTACCCAAGGTGGGGCAGATGACGGAAGAAATGGTGATGACCGTTGCTCACAACATTGCACTTGATTTGGGAGTGATTTCGGGTCAACCAATCAAACCAACGTTGCAGGCGATTTGCTTTGCTGACTTTGGGGATACGGGTGCATTATTCCTGGCAGATCCCCTGCTGCCAGATAGTGAAGGGCATCGACGTCGTGCCTTTACAACCAAAGGAGTCTGGGTATCGTGGGCAAAGACGGCATTTGAGAAATACTTTATGGACAAAATGCGGGTGGGCTGGACAATGCCCTGGTTTGAGCGGATCGGACTGCGGGCGATCGGTCTACCGCTGGTGGAGTCGATCGTTCCAGAGTCAGAACTGATTCAGGTAAAAGGGTGA
- a CDS encoding 4Fe-4S single cluster domain-containing protein translates to MSHVKHNPYLELIEIPAGYLNIMGYVDESEVNGPGCRAVVWVQGCLRECPGCFNPASWSFEINQLISIDSLAEKILSNPNNEGVTFSGGEPFWQAPALAELARRVKAAGLNVLSFTGFTLEQLQLPYAPAGVQDLLDQLDLLIDGPYVESLAIHSPDSLVSSSNQRVHLFNPTLSDLLTWASDQIEIHILKDGSRIVTGYRGQMTF, encoded by the coding sequence ATGTCGCATGTAAAACACAATCCTTACCTGGAACTGATTGAAATCCCGGCTGGCTATCTCAATATCATGGGTTATGTGGATGAATCAGAGGTGAATGGTCCCGGATGCCGTGCAGTTGTTTGGGTGCAGGGATGTTTACGGGAATGTCCAGGATGCTTCAACCCTGCGTCCTGGTCATTTGAAATCAACCAACTCATTTCAATTGACTCATTAGCCGAGAAGATTTTGAGCAATCCCAACAATGAGGGAGTAACCTTTTCTGGCGGAGAACCGTTCTGGCAAGCACCTGCCCTGGCAGAACTGGCTCGTCGAGTCAAAGCAGCGGGATTGAACGTCCTGTCATTTACGGGGTTTACTTTAGAGCAACTGCAATTGCCCTATGCTCCCGCTGGGGTTCAAGATTTATTAGACCAGCTCGATCTCCTAATTGATGGTCCCTATGTCGAATCACTAGCAATTCACAGTCCTGATTCTTTGGTGTCTTCCAGTAATCAACGAGTGCATCTCTTTAATCCTACTTTAAGCGATCTCCTAACCTGGGCAAGTGACCAAATAGAAATTCACATTCTCAAAGACGGCAGCCGTATTGTTACTGGCTATCGGGGGCAGATGACTTTTTAA
- a CDS encoding DUF4327 family protein — MLRRVQYSLDVIQEEARRLVCQGILKRHQPIYMLCKYFPAREWGYVERELERNDFLLRDSILDLLGSEDWCED, encoded by the coding sequence ATGCTACGCCGTGTTCAGTACTCTTTGGATGTCATTCAAGAAGAAGCTCGCCGATTGGTCTGTCAAGGCATTCTTAAGCGGCATCAACCTATTTACATGCTATGCAAATACTTTCCAGCACGCGAGTGGGGTTACGTTGAACGTGAACTTGAAAGAAATGATTTTTTATTGAGAGATTCAATTCTGGATTTGCTCGGTTCTGAAGACTGGTGTGAAGATTAA
- a CDS encoding ABC transporter ATP-binding protein codes for MDLYDSEFVVILGPSGSGKSTLLNILGGLDIPTSGHLFFHMWELTHANDAELTRFRRDCVGFIFQFYNLIPSLTARENVALVTEITHHPMCPEEALERVGLGDRLDHFPAQMSGGEQQRVAISRAIAKRPDVLLCDEPTGALDYQTGKLVLEALAQVNSELGTTTVVIPHNAGIAAMADRVVMMRSGEITNQSMK; via the coding sequence CTGGATTTGTATGATAGTGAATTTGTTGTCATCCTGGGACCGTCTGGTAGTGGCAAATCAACCTTACTCAACATTCTGGGTGGGCTAGATATTCCAACGAGTGGGCATCTGTTCTTTCACATGTGGGAGCTGACTCATGCTAATGATGCCGAATTAACCCGTTTTCGGCGAGATTGTGTTGGCTTCATTTTCCAGTTTTATAACCTGATTCCCAGCCTCACCGCACGAGAAAATGTGGCATTGGTAACGGAGATTACTCACCATCCCATGTGTCCAGAAGAGGCGCTAGAGCGAGTGGGTTTGGGCGATCGTCTGGATCATTTTCCAGCGCAGATGTCGGGGGGTGAACAACAGCGAGTGGCGATCTCCCGTGCGATCGCGAAGCGTCCAGATGTGTTGCTTTGCGATGAACCTACCGGAGCACTCGATTATCAAACTGGAAAGCTGGTGTTAGAGGCGTTAGCACAAGTGAATTCTGAACTGGGTACCACAACCGTTGTGATTCCCCATAATGCTGGAATTGCGGCAATGGCAGATCGGGTCGTAATGATGCGAAGCGGCGAGATTACTAACCAGAGCATGAAATAG
- a CDS encoding IS630 family transposase: protein MAKQEGAEIHWGDEIGLRADDQTGRSYGKRGQTPVVPGMGQRFRCNLISTLTNHGTLYFKLFTQNFNGDVMLDFLRRLIRQIPRKVFLIVDKHPVHLFAKVNRWLEQHAERIRLFLLPSYSPDLNPDELLNHDVKANAVGRKRAKTKVEMIENVRRHLRRRQRQPDVVRRFFREKHVAYTAQ from the coding sequence ATGGCGAAACAGGAGGGAGCAGAGATTCATTGGGGTGACGAGATAGGACTACGGGCGGATGACCAAACTGGACGCTCCTATGGCAAGCGAGGGCAGACCCCGGTGGTTCCCGGCATGGGGCAGCGGTTTCGTTGCAATCTCATCTCAACGTTGACCAACCATGGAACGTTGTACTTTAAGCTGTTCACGCAAAACTTCAATGGTGATGTAATGCTGGACTTTCTGCGGCGCTTGATTCGTCAGATTCCCCGAAAGGTCTTTTTGATTGTGGACAAGCATCCAGTGCATCTGTTTGCGAAAGTTAATCGCTGGTTAGAGCAACATGCTGAGAGGATTCGCCTGTTTCTGTTACCGTCTTATAGTCCCGATCTCAACCCCGATGAGTTGCTCAATCATGATGTTAAGGCGAATGCTGTGGGGCGAAAACGCGCCAAAACCAAGGTTGAAATGATTGAGAACGTTCGTCGTCATCTACGTCGTCGGCAACGTCAACCGGATGTGGTACGTCGCTTTTTTCGTGAGAAACACGTTGCTTATACGGCCCAGTAG
- a CDS encoding glutathione S-transferase family protein: protein MIPTITAFEQSPDRGQGLARDMTVRWAFEEVGQPYDVRLVSFRAMKESTHRALQPFGQIPTYEEGDLVLFESGAIVFQIAERHAGLLPNDANARSRAIAWMFAALSTVEPVIVQREVSMYLERDKPWHEERLPIVEDRIRSRLDDLSARLGDGVWLDGAFSAGDLLMVQVLRRLGGSGILDAYPNLLAYVTRGEARSAFKRAFDAQLEVFTGKSSSQLE, encoded by the coding sequence ATGATCCCCACCATCACCGCTTTTGAACAGTCGCCCGATCGCGGCCAGGGGCTGGCGCGTGACATGACCGTACGCTGGGCGTTTGAAGAAGTGGGCCAGCCTTATGACGTTCGCCTTGTTTCTTTCCGTGCAATGAAGGAAAGTACCCATCGTGCCCTTCAGCCTTTTGGACAGATTCCTACCTATGAAGAAGGCGATCTTGTCTTGTTTGAGTCGGGTGCCATCGTGTTCCAGATCGCGGAACGCCATGCGGGTCTGCTACCGAACGATGCGAACGCCCGGTCACGCGCGATCGCATGGATGTTTGCTGCACTTTCTACGGTGGAGCCTGTGATCGTTCAACGCGAAGTTTCCATGTATTTGGAGCGCGACAAGCCCTGGCATGAGGAACGCCTGCCGATCGTCGAGGATCGCATCCGCAGCCGACTGGATGACCTCTCAGCTCGGCTCGGTGATGGCGTGTGGCTTGATGGGGCGTTCAGTGCTGGCGATCTGCTGATGGTGCAGGTACTGCGCAGGCTGGGCGGATCGGGCATTCTGGACGCCTATCCGAACCTCCTAGCCTATGTTACCCGTGGCGAAGCGCGGTCAGCCTTCAAACGGGCTTTTGACGCTCAGTTGGAGGTTTTCACTGGCAAGTCGTCCAGCCAGTTGGAATGA
- a CDS encoding WYL domain-containing protein: protein MIGRNNNWSETRIRALHQSIQALTDAGHPESAQIVAQLLTERSELPIPLRNEIERSLETPLASWRLEIDQYIRCQQPFQLTYRDAADRPWSFTIRHARITPYERRQYLECWCDETEGNQDLPELQHNWTLRLDRIPDAALTTVQGQWRPGLDHLEVEMHLLKGLAFAYEAKTTDISNEWLRDFNPPVRRVVRRVSNTFWFFREVLRYGEDCIIQAPGAVKQRFKQKLEVLYEHYSK, encoded by the coding sequence TTGATTGGTCGCAATAACAATTGGTCAGAAACTCGCATCCGGGCACTCCATCAATCCATCCAGGCGCTTACCGACGCTGGACACCCTGAGTCTGCCCAAATTGTGGCTCAACTTCTCACTGAACGAAGTGAATTGCCAATTCCCTTAAGAAATGAGATCGAGCGATCCTTGGAAACACCTCTGGCTTCCTGGCGATTGGAAATTGATCAGTACATTCGCTGTCAACAACCGTTTCAACTGACCTATCGAGATGCCGCCGATCGCCCCTGGAGTTTTACCATCCGCCATGCCCGGATTACTCCCTATGAGCGACGGCAATATCTAGAATGCTGGTGCGACGAAACGGAAGGAAACCAGGACTTACCCGAATTGCAACACAACTGGACGTTGCGGCTCGATCGCATCCCTGATGCAGCGCTCACCACAGTACAGGGGCAGTGGCGACCTGGTTTGGATCATTTAGAGGTAGAAATGCACTTGCTTAAAGGATTAGCATTTGCCTATGAAGCTAAGACTACTGATATCAGTAATGAGTGGTTAAGGGATTTCAATCCACCGGTCCGCCGCGTTGTCCGCCGCGTTTCAAACACATTCTGGTTTTTTAGAGAAGTGCTGCGTTATGGAGAAGATTGTATTATCCAGGCACCAGGAGCGGTCAAACAAAGATTTAAGCAGAAGCTGGAGGTGCTGTATGAACATTACTCAAAGTAG
- a CDS encoding patatin-like phospholipase family protein: MNNESIQRTRFFSNCWGVFEGGGVRGAALAGAYQAATEAGIRFNRVAGTSAGSIVAALVAAGGKPDFISNKLMSKDFLELVKPSTLKQSIFENKVLFFRLLQPFTFGLPRKFVDLILYSGLYSSENIEYWVESLLKEIVLAYEPDVQRRPVTFRDLRLPLHIVASDLTQTRPKVWSKEDTPQESVAFAVRCSCTIPFYFQAIKYGSSVFVDGGALSNLPAFVFQNIPNTEARSVLSKIICFRMLESPNATVNNISSIIDLGSALSSTIVSGATTIQLSLQSQVYTVDIDTGSIKATDFSKVKKQEKQKLYDSGYQAVRRFIKNERMYIRTDSLPKVYRGFDENLLLLIQALPECFNSLWVCGNPTNTVNAPTYWVYYSFLSLLFAARRGIKLTVVTQPVDSLDSSKQFAERYRRWLLKQLGVRIIINPSSPFNGFLIDPSQPTSLAIISSDQDKEFENEYIRLYKKEFDAPVIESLWKPIESLTYENSSFSSASNLSLLPCSIEEVSTRIKKVPQYKNANFTFADVFVDESLMTLQHYVKEYKLVQIHQLICEFKNSGIELFYPLKVTFNDGTFSIVTPPVFERVDNKLILIEGNTRIFYCLQNRQYHIKAIIMENVEAELPGEPILISKIQLTSATTTLNKLTPNINRALYRQIEEQIHDASWNGSD, from the coding sequence ATGAACAACGAATCGATCCAACGTACACGCTTCTTCTCAAATTGCTGGGGAGTTTTTGAGGGTGGAGGAGTTCGTGGTGCTGCCCTTGCAGGCGCTTATCAAGCTGCTACAGAAGCAGGTATTAGATTTAACCGAGTGGCTGGTACATCAGCGGGCTCAATTGTAGCCGCATTAGTTGCTGCTGGAGGTAAACCAGATTTTATTTCAAACAAGTTAATGAGTAAGGATTTTTTGGAGTTAGTTAAACCGTCTACATTAAAACAAAGTATTTTTGAAAACAAAGTTTTATTCTTTCGATTATTACAACCTTTCACTTTTGGGTTGCCTCGGAAATTTGTTGATTTAATTCTTTATTCTGGTTTGTATAGCTCCGAAAATATTGAATATTGGGTTGAGAGTTTGCTCAAAGAAATAGTTTTGGCGTATGAACCAGATGTTCAGAGAAGACCTGTAACTTTTAGGGATCTTCGCTTACCTCTACATATTGTAGCTAGTGACCTAACACAAACAAGACCGAAGGTTTGGTCTAAAGAAGATACTCCACAAGAAAGCGTTGCTTTTGCAGTTCGTTGCTCTTGTACAATCCCATTCTATTTTCAAGCGATAAAATACGGCTCTTCAGTATTTGTAGATGGAGGAGCATTAAGCAATCTTCCTGCTTTTGTTTTTCAAAATATCCCTAATACAGAAGCTCGCAGTGTACTTTCAAAAATAATATGCTTTCGCATGTTGGAGTCACCTAATGCTACGGTAAACAACATATCCAGCATTATTGATCTAGGAAGTGCATTAAGTTCGACAATTGTCAGTGGTGCAACAACAATTCAATTATCTTTACAGTCTCAAGTATATACTGTAGATATTGATACAGGAAGTATAAAAGCAACTGACTTCTCTAAAGTTAAGAAGCAAGAAAAGCAAAAGCTTTATGATTCAGGTTATCAGGCAGTCAGAAGATTTATTAAAAATGAAAGAATGTATATAAGAACAGATTCACTTCCAAAAGTCTACAGAGGCTTTGATGAAAACTTATTGTTATTAATTCAAGCATTGCCAGAATGTTTTAATTCGCTATGGGTTTGTGGTAATCCGACTAACACGGTTAATGCGCCTACTTATTGGGTGTATTATTCCTTTCTCTCTTTGTTATTCGCTGCTAGACGCGGTATTAAGCTCACTGTTGTTACACAACCAGTAGATAGTTTGGATTCAAGCAAACAATTTGCTGAGCGCTATCGAAGATGGTTGTTAAAACAGCTCGGTGTACGCATCATCATAAATCCCTCTTCTCCCTTTAACGGCTTTTTAATAGATCCTTCTCAACCAACTAGTTTGGCAATAATTAGCTCAGATCAAGATAAAGAATTTGAGAATGAGTATATCAGGTTATATAAAAAGGAATTTGATGCCCCAGTTATAGAAAGCCTTTGGAAGCCAATTGAATCTTTAACTTACGAAAATAGCAGTTTTTCTTCGGCAAGCAACTTATCGCTTCTTCCATGCTCTATTGAGGAGGTTTCTACAAGAATCAAAAAAGTACCTCAGTATAAGAATGCTAATTTTACTTTTGCAGATGTTTTTGTAGATGAAAGCTTAATGACACTGCAACACTACGTGAAAGAATATAAGTTGGTTCAAATACATCAATTAATTTGTGAATTCAAAAATTCTGGAATTGAACTATTTTACCCTCTAAAAGTCACGTTTAATGATGGTACTTTCTCAATTGTAACTCCACCTGTATTTGAAAGAGTTGATAATAAACTTATTTTAATCGAAGGAAATACAAGAATATTTTATTGTCTACAGAACCGTCAATATCATATTAAGGCAATCATTATGGAAAATGTTGAAGCGGAATTGCCTGGAGAGCCAATACTAATTTCAAAAATTCAACTCACTTCAGCTACTACAACTTTGAATAAGTTAACACCTAATATTAATCGCGCATTGTATAGACAAATTGAAGAACAAATACATGATGCATCATGGAATGGCTCAGATTAG
- the mntA gene encoding type VII toxin-antitoxin system MntA family adenylyltransferase antitoxin, giving the protein MTTLDSLKAAFSTLASTHCDLKLLVLFGSRTRGEADPSSDWDFAFLLEPDRPVELKPFWFPGSNLLGTLCNLLHVSEDAIDLVDLSTCSEITAHFVARDGQVIYEKIAGEFAQFQGRALKTKAELKQYRHAQREKVLQTLERWGV; this is encoded by the coding sequence GTGACTACTCTTGACTCCCTCAAAGCCGCATTTTCAACCCTGGCATCTACCCATTGTGATCTCAAACTTCTCGTCCTATTCGGCTCCAGAACCAGAGGCGAAGCAGATCCTAGCAGCGATTGGGACTTTGCCTTTCTGTTAGAGCCAGATCGCCCCGTTGAACTCAAACCCTTCTGGTTTCCTGGCTCCAACCTGTTGGGTACACTCTGCAATCTACTGCATGTGTCCGAAGACGCGATCGACCTTGTAGACCTCAGTACCTGTTCAGAGATTACTGCCCACTTTGTTGCCCGTGATGGGCAAGTGATCTATGAAAAGATAGCCGGAGAATTTGCCCAATTTCAAGGGCGTGCTCTCAAAACCAAGGCTGAACTAAAACAGTATCGCCATGCCCAGCGGGAAAAGGTGCTTCAAACACTGGAAAGGTGGGGAGTATGA
- the hepT gene encoding type VII toxin-antitoxin system HepT family RNase toxin, with the protein MTRLDPEAIAQKLSRMVDRIDRLKLFEGLPLEEYLQDDLKQAAIERLLEAIIDAALSINKTLLRRGAGIIPADSESFKNFESFILMAENGFITVELANQLAPSGSFRNVLAHEYDDIDPTQVYNALQKALTQYPQYVKAIQSYLDALEED; encoded by the coding sequence ATGACTCGGCTAGACCCGGAAGCGATCGCCCAAAAACTCAGCCGCATGGTTGACCGAATTGACCGACTCAAACTGTTTGAGGGACTGCCCCTTGAGGAGTATTTACAAGATGACTTGAAGCAAGCCGCGATCGAGCGCCTTTTAGAAGCCATTATTGATGCGGCTCTCAGCATTAACAAAACCTTGCTCAGGCGTGGAGCAGGCATCATCCCCGCCGACTCGGAATCCTTCAAGAACTTTGAATCCTTCATTCTGATGGCTGAGAACGGTTTCATTACTGTGGAACTCGCCAACCAACTGGCTCCATCGGGTAGCTTTCGTAACGTCTTAGCTCACGAGTATGACGATATTGATCCAACCCAAGTTTATAACGCCCTCCAAAAAGCTCTCACCCAGTATCCCCAATACGTTAAAGCGATTCAAAGCTACCTCGATGCACTGGAAGAGGATTAA
- the cas6 gene encoding CRISPR-associated endoribonuclease Cas6 produces MPHSLILNLVPTSPIPLGYLTGKHLHALFLTLVSSVDQSLGDRLHEQKADKAFTLSSLQVWMGTGVDGAMGNRVHRSIRGKVYPPQQSKEFAPSHPSTHPPIPSPTHLLQYHHTHPIPAGTPCWWRISLLDDKLFGNLTQLWLNLNPSHPWHLGPADLQITSVLGTPQSTQPWSNFSTYAQLYEQASAQERQTDLTFCTPTAFRQSQFDCALPTREHVFNSLRRRWNQYSGMEFPETLLEPIFPSFFDIRTELVADSRSKFIGCVGAMNFRILGEVAPLTIKQINTLADFALYSGVGRKTPMGMGMTRRLHATRA; encoded by the coding sequence ATGCCACATAGCCTGATTCTCAATCTCGTCCCCACCTCTCCCATCCCACTGGGATACCTGACTGGCAAGCATCTCCATGCCCTGTTTCTCACCCTGGTAAGTTCGGTGGATCAATCGTTGGGCGATCGCCTGCACGAACAAAAAGCCGACAAAGCCTTTACCCTCAGTTCCTTGCAAGTGTGGATGGGCACAGGAGTAGATGGGGCAATGGGGAATCGAGTGCATAGATCGATCAGAGGTAAAGTGTATCCCCCTCAACAAAGTAAGGAATTTGCTCCCTCCCATCCATCCACCCATCCACCCATCCCTTCACCCACCCATTTACTCCAATATCATCACACTCACCCCATCCCCGCTGGAACTCCCTGCTGGTGGCGCATTTCCCTTTTAGACGACAAGCTGTTTGGAAACCTGACCCAGCTCTGGTTGAATCTAAATCCCAGCCATCCCTGGCATCTGGGTCCAGCGGATCTCCAGATCACGAGTGTCTTAGGCACGCCTCAATCCACTCAGCCCTGGTCAAATTTTTCGACCTATGCTCAGCTTTACGAGCAAGCTTCTGCCCAGGAGCGCCAAACAGACCTGACCTTTTGTACCCCAACTGCCTTCCGGCAGAGCCAATTTGACTGTGCTTTGCCAACCCGTGAGCATGTCTTCAACAGCCTCCGGCGACGGTGGAATCAGTACAGTGGGATGGAGTTTCCTGAAACCTTGCTGGAACCCATTTTTCCCAGTTTTTTCGATATTCGTACCGAACTCGTTGCCGACTCTCGTAGCAAGTTCATTGGCTGTGTCGGCGCGATGAATTTTCGCATCCTCGGTGAAGTCGCTCCCCTCACCATCAAACAAATTAATACTCTGGCTGATTTTGCTCTTTACAGTGGAGTTGGTCGCAAGACCCCGATGGGTATGGGCATGACAAGACGACTGCACGCAACTCGCGCATAA
- the cas4 gene encoding CRISPR-associated protein Cas4 codes for MIEPDYIPIAALNHYNYCPHRCWRMFCIGDFTDNQYTIEGTSLHDRVHTVGDSHREEVWQIRAVWLKSERYGLIGKADLIESENGQWYPVEYKRSHRGEFDNDELQVCAQALCLEEMTGQPVPVGYLYYAQSHQRQLVNLSDELRQTTIATLEAVRTLLHTGTMPKATYTPRCKGCSLFQACLPQAVEKVGRYREAE; via the coding sequence ATGATTGAACCAGATTACATTCCTATTGCTGCCCTGAATCATTACAACTATTGTCCCCATCGGTGTTGGCGCATGTTCTGTATCGGCGACTTCACCGATAACCAATACACGATCGAGGGAACGAGTTTACACGATCGCGTTCATACCGTGGGCGACAGTCATCGGGAAGAGGTTTGGCAGATTCGGGCAGTGTGGTTGAAGTCGGAGCGGTACGGGCTGATTGGCAAAGCGGATTTGATTGAATCCGAGAATGGACAGTGGTATCCCGTGGAGTACAAGCGCAGTCACCGGGGAGAGTTTGACAATGATGAGCTTCAGGTTTGTGCCCAGGCGTTGTGTCTGGAGGAAATGACGGGGCAGCCTGTGCCAGTGGGATACCTCTACTATGCCCAGTCGCATCAACGGCAATTGGTGAATCTCTCCGATGAGTTGCGGCAGACCACGATCGCTACCCTGGAAGCCGTTCGGACACTGTTGCACACCGGAACGATGCCAAAAGCAACCTACACCCCTCGTTGCAAAGGATGCAGTTTGTTCCAAGCCTGTCTGCCCCAGGCAGTGGAGAAGGTGGGACGGTATCGAGAAGCGGAGTAG
- the cas1d gene encoding type I-D CRISPR-associated endonuclease Cas1d yields the protein MGTIYITQDDAFIGKTDERLQVRSQKKTLLDVPMIKVDGVVVLGRATISPAALIELLERKIPLSFLTGTGRFLGRLEPPLTKNIFVRSAQWQAGENSPQAVHVVRGFIRGKLKNYRNTLMRAQRDASDPNSAAVAKLAEGIRRLEHAIAPINTTDTIDALRGLEGAGSAAYFGCFQHLLRAAGFSFTTRQKRPPTDPVNALLSFGYSLLRHDVESALNIVGFDPYLGYLHTQRYGRPSLALDVMEEFRPLVVDAMVLAAINRRSLTPTDFSTEPLSGAVSLSDDGRRTFLRLYEQKKQSQFKHPVMAKQCTYQEAFEIQARLLAKYLMGETDQYPPLVLK from the coding sequence ATGGGGACGATTTACATTACACAAGACGATGCGTTTATTGGTAAAACGGATGAACGACTCCAGGTACGATCGCAGAAGAAGACCCTGTTGGATGTCCCAATGATCAAGGTGGATGGCGTTGTGGTGCTGGGACGCGCAACGATTTCTCCAGCGGCGTTGATTGAGTTATTGGAGCGGAAAATTCCCCTCAGTTTTCTGACTGGAACCGGGCGGTTTTTAGGACGACTGGAACCACCCCTGACCAAGAATATTTTTGTGCGATCGGCACAGTGGCAAGCTGGGGAAAATTCGCCGCAGGCAGTGCATGTGGTTAGAGGTTTCATCCGGGGCAAACTCAAGAATTACCGCAATACGCTGATGCGTGCCCAACGGGACGCGAGTGATCCAAATTCTGCCGCAGTCGCTAAACTGGCTGAGGGCATTCGTCGATTGGAGCACGCGATCGCCCCAATCAACACGACGGATACGATTGATGCCCTGCGTGGGTTGGAAGGAGCGGGGAGTGCGGCTTACTTTGGTTGCTTCCAACACTTGCTTCGGGCGGCAGGGTTTTCGTTTACCACTCGCCAAAAACGTCCACCCACCGATCCGGTGAATGCCCTGTTGAGTTTTGGCTATTCGTTACTGCGTCATGATGTGGAAAGTGCCCTCAACATTGTGGGTTTTGATCCCTACCTGGGTTACTTACATACGCAACGGTATGGACGACCTTCGCTGGCGTTAGATGTGATGGAGGAGTTTCGTCCATTGGTGGTGGATGCGATGGTGTTAGCGGCAATCAATCGGCGATCGCTCACGCCTACTGATTTTTCAACTGAACCCTTGAGTGGAGCAGTTTCACTGTCGGACGATGGTAGGCGAACATTTTTACGATTGTATGAGCAAAAGAAACAGTCCCAATTCAAGCATCCGGTTATGGCTAAACAATGTACCTATCAGGAAGCGTTTGAGATCCAGGCTCGCTTGCTCGCAAAGTACCTGATGGGGGAAACAGATCAATATCCGCCATTAGTGTTGAAGTAA